From a single Spongiibacter taiwanensis genomic region:
- a CDS encoding AAA family ATPase codes for MKIIRCEIINFRGLRNIELNFQECTALIAGPNAVGKSTVLEAIRLNRSILMPRFPSEGQSVLHSLGASQNPNQMMYRSNYFDFSAVAGNIKSNVSINLDILLSNAEIALINGNLPQLAIEYLRGKLGSQGLNDQSSLAQYLSSDEGRANLDEAQSRVRSYVASLSEDQPLKLYLEILQSGQLRGSDAIAQVTCGFLERSLPTSQAKFTYFSADRALPSGEAAIQIGSGDADNQIKSHIAEPQIKYQRLKNNIATSTLFRQKIENDFELIFERVLPGKKFGGVEIGKSGNFRVKILEAGSDKPIDIDSLSSGEKGLILTFLMIRRTLSPGGILLIDEPELHLNPSVCRRLLDFLIDECVKANNLQSIICTHSADILNNAYERDDCDIHHLKSATNVTPIYKGDFDEMYSALGRLGVSPAESFFYESRIFVEGDDDKEILEDCFRGILGDRCQINSLGGRNTVEIEVRNLQKSETEGKLDRLHCFIFDRDRKPTSLQSTKLVKVIQWDRYCLENYLLSPQILYDTIKSESNAALPDRGTFQTDIKALANSQIDRLAITAAYSKMRPDTPALKKDDFRENIAETSSRMFEKLQTLVLETQKSLTENWKENFITNASKIKRELTEDWILSWQDECSGKELINEICKKYNVNIDRREFKKAAFRRMKEKNSQEWQKISDMLIQHLDNKPCC; via the coding sequence ATGAAGATTATTCGTTGCGAAATTATTAACTTTCGGGGGCTTCGGAATATCGAGCTTAACTTCCAAGAGTGCACTGCACTTATTGCAGGGCCAAATGCAGTAGGCAAATCAACCGTCTTGGAAGCAATCAGACTAAATAGATCAATTTTAATGCCACGCTTTCCAAGCGAAGGCCAATCAGTCCTCCACTCGTTGGGAGCATCTCAAAATCCAAATCAAATGATGTATCGAAGTAATTACTTCGACTTTTCAGCAGTTGCAGGCAACATCAAATCAAATGTTTCAATTAACCTCGACATTTTGCTTAGCAATGCAGAAATTGCACTTATCAATGGAAATCTACCCCAGCTGGCAATTGAATATTTGAGAGGTAAGCTAGGGTCACAAGGGCTCAATGACCAGTCCTCCCTAGCACAGTACCTATCGTCTGATGAGGGCCGCGCCAACTTAGACGAAGCTCAATCAAGGGTACGCTCGTATGTAGCGAGTTTGAGCGAAGATCAACCTCTCAAACTTTACCTAGAAATACTTCAGTCCGGCCAATTACGAGGCTCAGACGCAATAGCGCAGGTGACCTGTGGATTTCTGGAAAGATCATTGCCAACCAGCCAAGCAAAGTTCACATACTTTTCAGCAGACAGAGCACTACCTTCGGGAGAGGCAGCTATACAAATAGGATCTGGCGATGCAGACAACCAAATCAAGTCACACATAGCAGAACCACAGATAAAATATCAGCGGCTCAAAAACAACATCGCGACCTCGACACTGTTTCGTCAAAAAATAGAAAATGATTTCGAATTAATTTTTGAGAGAGTACTCCCAGGGAAAAAATTTGGTGGCGTAGAAATCGGAAAGTCTGGAAACTTTCGAGTAAAAATATTAGAAGCTGGAAGCGACAAGCCAATAGATATAGACAGCCTTAGCAGCGGGGAAAAGGGACTTATATTAACATTCCTAATGATACGACGCACACTATCGCCCGGCGGAATACTGCTGATAGATGAGCCAGAACTGCACCTAAACCCCAGCGTCTGCCGCCGACTACTCGACTTCCTGATAGACGAATGTGTCAAAGCCAACAACTTACAATCAATCATATGCACTCACTCTGCAGACATCTTAAACAATGCCTATGAAAGAGATGACTGCGATATACACCATTTAAAGTCAGCGACTAACGTTACACCAATATATAAGGGCGATTTTGATGAAATGTACAGCGCCTTGGGACGACTAGGAGTTAGTCCCGCAGAGTCTTTTTTCTATGAATCCAGGATTTTCGTTGAAGGCGATGACGACAAGGAAATTCTAGAGGACTGCTTCAGAGGGATTCTGGGAGATCGGTGTCAAATAAATTCACTAGGAGGCAGAAATACCGTAGAGATAGAGGTAAGGAATCTTCAGAAGTCCGAGACTGAAGGTAAACTAGACCGCCTCCATTGTTTCATTTTTGATCGAGATAGAAAGCCGACATCGCTACAAAGCACAAAACTAGTCAAGGTCATACAATGGGATAGATACTGCTTAGAAAATTACCTACTCAGCCCTCAGATACTCTACGACACAATAAAAAGTGAATCGAACGCAGCTTTACCAGATAGAGGAACCTTCCAAACGGATATAAAAGCGTTAGCAAATTCGCAGATCGACCGACTTGCAATAACCGCCGCATATTCGAAAATGCGACCAGACACTCCGGCACTAAAAAAGGATGACTTTCGCGAAAACATTGCAGAAACATCATCAAGAATGTTTGAAAAACTCCAAACTTTAGTACTTGAAACTCAAAAATCATTAACTGAAAACTGGAAAGAAAATTTTATTACCAATGCCTCCAAAATAAAGCGCGAACTGACCGAAGACTGGATTTTGTCATGGCAAGACGAATGCAGCGGAAAAGAACTTATTAATGAAATCTGCAAAAAATATAACGTAAACATCGACAGGAGAGAGTTTAAAAAGGCGGCTTTCAGGCGAATGAAAGAAAAGAATTCTCAAGAATGGCAAAAAATTAGCGATATGCTAATTCAGCATTTGGACAACAAACCATGTTGTTAA
- a CDS encoding ribonucleotide-diphosphate reductase subunit beta — MLSWDDFDNEEPIAPSKTSAPSKASAPAKQAPTAEAAPEAPAPQAAAPAAPKPAVASQNPPAQPQASGSVVDKANASLENLDVAAGLEELEMGAARLRVEDKRIINCHLDLNQLVPFKYDWAWQKYLDGCANHWMPQEVNMTADIACWKSQDALTEDERRIVMRSLGYFSTADSLVANNLVLAVYRHITNPECRQYLLRQAFEEAIHTHAYQYCVESLGMDEAEVFNMYRELPSIAKKAAWSLKHTQALGDPNFKTGTPEADQELLRNLIGFYGVTEGIFFYCGFTQILSMGRRNKMTGVAEQFQYILRDESMHLNFGIDMINQIKLENPHLWSAQFQEEVSQMIVEGTQLEIEYAKDSMPRGVLGMNAAMMEEYLHFIANRRLNQLGLKEQFPGAQNPFPWMSEIMDLRKEKNFFETRVIEYQTGGALSW, encoded by the coding sequence ATGCTGAGCTGGGACGATTTTGATAACGAAGAACCCATTGCACCTTCAAAGACAAGTGCACCTTCAAAAGCAAGTGCACCCGCAAAACAAGCACCCACAGCCGAAGCAGCCCCCGAAGCACCTGCACCGCAGGCCGCTGCCCCCGCCGCGCCCAAACCGGCCGTAGCAAGCCAAAACCCGCCGGCCCAGCCCCAAGCCAGCGGCTCAGTAGTCGACAAGGCCAACGCGTCACTGGAAAACCTGGACGTGGCCGCCGGCCTGGAAGAACTGGAAATGGGCGCCGCCCGCCTGCGGGTAGAAGACAAGCGCATCATCAACTGCCACCTGGACCTCAACCAACTGGTGCCCTTCAAATACGACTGGGCCTGGCAGAAATACCTGGACGGCTGTGCCAACCACTGGATGCCCCAGGAAGTAAACATGACCGCCGATATCGCCTGCTGGAAAAGCCAGGACGCGCTGACCGAGGACGAACGCCGCATCGTCATGCGCTCACTGGGCTACTTCTCCACCGCCGACTCCCTGGTGGCCAACAACCTGGTGCTGGCCGTGTACCGCCACATCACCAACCCCGAATGCCGCCAGTACCTGCTGCGCCAGGCCTTTGAAGAAGCCATCCACACCCACGCCTACCAATACTGCGTAGAGTCACTGGGCATGGACGAGGCCGAAGTGTTCAACATGTACCGGGAGCTGCCCTCCATCGCCAAAAAAGCGGCCTGGAGCCTCAAGCACACCCAAGCCCTGGGCGACCCCAACTTCAAAACCGGCACCCCCGAGGCAGATCAAGAACTGCTGCGTAACCTGATCGGTTTCTACGGCGTCACCGAAGGCATCTTCTTCTACTGCGGCTTCACCCAGATCCTAAGCATGGGCCGCCGCAACAAAATGACCGGTGTTGCCGAGCAGTTCCAGTACATTCTGCGGGACGAGTCCATGCACCTGAACTTTGGCATCGACATGATCAACCAGATCAAACTGGAAAACCCCCACCTGTGGAGCGCCCAGTTCCAGGAAGAAGTCAGCCAGATGATTGTGGAAGGCACCCAACTGGAAATCGAATACGCCAAAGACTCTATGCCAAGAGGCGTACTCGGCATGAACGCCGCCATGATGGAGGAATACCTGCACTTCATCGCCAACCGCCGCCTGAACCAGCTCGGCCTGAAAGAACAATTCCCCGGCGCGCAAAACCCCTTCCCGTGGATGAGCGAGATTATGGATTTGCGTAAGGAGAAGAATTTCTTTGAGACTCGGGTGATTGAGTATCAGACGGGTGGGGCGTTGAGTTGGTAG
- a CDS encoding FKBP-type peptidyl-prolyl cis-trans isomerase has translation MSVGKIIIVLCAALVAVFFYKRSGESREASAANVEAAIAFLAENRQKDGVVTTPSGLQFEILQPGTGTRKPVASDTVKVHYQGSLMNGTVFDSSIQRGEPIEFGLNRVISGWTEGLQLMTVGEKRRLFIPPELGYGNRRAGSIPPGSLLIFEVELLAINGEAG, from the coding sequence GTGTCGGTCGGAAAAATTATTATCGTATTGTGCGCCGCACTTGTGGCGGTCTTTTTCTACAAGCGTTCCGGAGAGTCCCGGGAGGCATCTGCGGCGAATGTTGAGGCTGCGATCGCCTTTCTGGCAGAAAATCGGCAGAAGGACGGCGTGGTGACCACGCCCTCCGGACTTCAGTTTGAAATACTGCAACCCGGTACTGGAACGCGCAAGCCCGTAGCCTCCGACACGGTAAAGGTGCACTACCAAGGCAGTCTGATGAACGGCACGGTCTTCGATAGCTCGATTCAACGGGGGGAGCCCATCGAGTTTGGTTTGAATCGGGTGATCAGTGGCTGGACAGAGGGCCTGCAATTGATGACGGTGGGTGAAAAGCGCCGCCTCTTTATTCCCCCTGAGCTGGGTTATGGCAACCGGAGAGCAGGGTCGATTCCGCCGGGCTCGTTGCTGATATTTGAGGTTGAGTTATTGGCTATTAATGGTGAGGCTGGATAG